The Myxococcales bacterium genomic sequence CCGTGGGCGTGGCCTTCGAGACCTTGCAGACCGAATACTGGGTGGCCAGCTTCGAGATCATGAAGGCCGAGCTCGAGCGACGAAACATTCGCATGCTCGAGGCGATCGCCGACGGAGACGCCAACCGCCAGCTCGAGCAAGTCAAGACCTTCGTTGCGCGGAGGGTAGACGGGATCATCATCGCTCCCAAGGACGCCCACACGGTGATCCCCATGGTCAAGGCGGCCAACCGTGCCGGCATACCGGTGGTGCTGTACAACCGCCCGCCCGCGCCCAGCAAGGCCAAGTCGATCACGGTGGGCGTGGACAATTTCAGCATCACACGCGACACGGTCCTGCACATGTGCGAGCTGGCGCGTCAGGTGAAGCCCCCGGAAGGCAAGCGCAAGCACGAGGCGCTCCTGGTGATGGGCGACCTCGGAGACTTCAACGCCATCGGGCGACGAGACGGCTTTCTGAGCGCCGTCGAGGCTTGCCACGACAGGGTGGAGGTGGTGAGCCGCGTGCCCTCTGAGTGGAATCAGGAAAAGGCGCTGGCCGGGGTGACCAACGGTTTGCAAGCCCACCCGAACATCAGCTTCGTCTTCACCTCGTCGGATTTTCTCTTGCCCTCGGTCATGTCGGCGTTGAAGGCCGCTGGCAAATGGGAAAAGGTAGGCTCTGACCACCATGTCATCCTCGGCGCCTTCGATGGAGACGCCACGGCCTACGCGCTCTTGAGGGCTGGCTACCTCGACGTCGACGGCGTACAAGACGTATTCTACCAAAGTCAGTTGGTCGTAGACGCCCTGCTGGGCGCGCGCGCCGGCCGAGCCGTCGCGCCCGTCGTGCTCGATCCGGGGCTCGTGGTTCACCAGGGGAACTTGGGCACCTTGGGGCCCCGCATGTGGGGCGCGGCCGTATCGAAAGTGGTCAAGCCCTCGAGTTGAGCTTTCCCCGAGGAAGGCTCCTCGGAAGTGTTTCGCGTGCGTGTAAGGAGTGTGAGTGATGCCCGCATACTCAAATGGTCCGCTTCTGGTGCCTGCGACGGCGGCGCCGCCCGCCAACGAAGGTACGGGCGCGCGCCCGCGAAGGCCCTCGGGCCTTGGCTCGGCAGGTTTAGTGTTGATGCTGGCGGTCCTCTATTTCGTTCTGTTGTTGCCCGTGGCGCCCGATCTGGCGAACATCGAGAACCTCAAGCTGATCCTGTCGAATATGCTTCCTTTGCTCGCAGTCACGCTCGGACAGACCTTCGTCTTGATCACGAAGGGGATCGACCTATCCGTGACCGCGATTATCGCCGCCGCCTCGGTGGCGGGTGCTGCCGTCATGGCCCTGCCGGGGTGGACAGGCGCGGCGGCGCTCCTTGTCGGCTCCCTGGTGATGGTGGGCCTGGGTGCCGCCGTGGGTTTGATCAACGGACTGGCGGTTACGAAGCTCACCATGCCGCCCTTCATGGTCACGTTGTCGACGATGATGGCTCTGTCGGGTGCCGCCGTCTTCGGCACGCGAGGCACTGGCATCTATGGCCTTCCCGCGGTGCTGGCCGTGTTGTCGCAGGAGGAGCTGGGTGGTGTGCCTTACGCCGCTCTGCTAGTCGTGCCGCTTGGCGTTTTCGCCCACGTCCTCCTGTTTCGAACGCTTCTTGGGCGTTGGCTCTTCGCCGTGGGCCGAAACCCGAAGACGGCCCGCGTCTCGGGTGTGCCTGTGCACAGGACGATCGTCTTGGCGTACGTCCTGTGTGGAGGCTTCACCGCCGTGGGTGCCTTGCTCTACACGGGGCGGCTCGAGACGGGCTCACCGGTGCTGGGCCAACGCATCTTTCTCGACGTCGTCGGCGCGGCCGTGATGGGAGGCGTGAGCCTGTTTGGGGGGAAGGGCAGCGTGGCGGGCGTGCTGTGTGGCGTATTGTTCATCACGCTCATCGACAACAGCCTCGACATCCTTGGCTTCTCCAGCTTCGCCGTGCTCATGACGAAGGGCGTGGTCATTCTCATGGCGGCGGTTCTCGATGCAACGCGCGCGCGACGCGTGGCCGCGTAGGTTCAACGGAGCGGCCATGACGGGACCCCTCGAAAGTCACGCGGGTGAGAGCTTGGTTCTGCAGTGCCAGGACGTCACCAAGAGTTACTTCGGCGTCCGTGTGCTGGCGGGTGTCAGCTTCTCGCTCGCGCCGGGCCGTGCTCTCGGCCTGATCGGTGAGAACGGCGCAGGGAAGTCGACCCTGATGAACATCCTCGGGGGCGTCACGCAGCCCGATGGGGGCCGCCTGAGCGTGTGCGGGACCCCGTATGTGCCCAAGAGCCCCACGGAGGCGCGGGCCCACGGGATCGCGTTCATCCACCAAGAATTGAACTTGTTCCCGAATTTGTCGATCGCCGAGAACATCTTTCTCACGGGGTTTCCTCACGCGAAGCGGGTGCCGCCCTGGGCACGCCTTTTGGCGCCTATCGACCGAAGGCGGAACGCGGCGCTGACGCGGACTTTGCTGGCGTCCGTCGATCTCGACGTGTCGCCCGATGCGCGGGTCGACACGCTTTGTCCTGGCGAGCGGCAGCTGGTGGAGATCGCCAAGGCCCTGGCCTTCGACGCCCGCATCGTCATCTTCGACGAGCCCACCACGTCGCTGACCGCCAGGGAATGTGAGCGGCTCTTCGGCCTCATCGAAAGACTCAAGCGGGAGGGGCGCTCCGTGATTTTCATTTCGCATGCGCTCGAGGACGTGAGGCGGCTATGCGAGGACGTCGTGGTGTTGAGAGACGGTGAGGTGGTGGGGCAGGGCCCACGCGAGGCGTACCCGCTCGATCGGATGGTGTCGCTGATGGTGGGGCGGAAACTGGAGCAGCTCTTTCCGCACCGCGGGACGACGCCCACGGACGAGCCGGTGTTGGAGGTGAAGGACCTGGCACAACCGGGTGTCGTCGACGGCATCAGCTTTACCCTCCGCCGGGGAGAGGTGTTGGGGATCGCCGGCTTGATGGGGGCAGGACGCTCGGAGCTGGCACGCATTCTGTTCGGCCTGGAACCCGCCGCCCTGGGGCAGGTCGTTCTGTCCGGAGCGCCCTTCGGCCACCGCAGTCCCGCGGCCTGCATTGCGCGCGGCATGGGCTTCCTCACGGAGAACCGCCGTGATGAGGGACTTCTCATGGACGCTGACGTGCGCGAGAACGTCAGCTTGGCTGCTCTTCCGCGCTTTTCGGCGCGTGCGGGGCTTCTGGACGGAGCCGCGCTTGCCGCAGAGGTGGATGCGATTGCGCTCGCGGTGGGGATTCCGGCAAGCAAGCTAGAGGGAGCAGCCGTGAAGACCCTTTCGGGCGGCAATCAACAAAAGGTCGTCTTGGCAAAGTGGTTGCTCACCGAGCCCGATGTGTTCATCCTGGACGAGCCGACCCGTGGCGTCGACGTGGGAGCGAAGAGCGAGATCTACGCACTCATCAATCACCTGGTGGGTCGGGGTGCGGGGGTGCTGATGATTTCGTCGGAGCTCGAGGAGCTCATCGGGATGTGCGATCGGATCGTGGTCATGCACAAGGGCACGGTCACCGGCGAGTTTCGTAAAGAGTCTTTTCAGCGTGAGGAGATCTTGCGTCAGGCCTTCGGCGGAGGGCTCTCGTGACCGCGCCCCCTGCCTTTCCCACGCAGGCCCTCGGAGGACGAACTCGTCTCCGCAACGTTCTGCTCAACCACGCCTCCCTCGTGCTTCTTGGGCTCGTGTTTACGGTCTTTGGTGTGCTTGCGCCGCGCTTCTTTGCTTTCGAGAACCTGGAGAACATCCTGGTTCAGTCCTCGGTCTTGCTCATGGGGGCGGTGGGCATGACCTTCGTTCTTCTGGCTGCACAGATTGATCTGTCCGTGGGGTCGATGATGTTCCTGGCTGCGGTTCCCGCGGGCAAGCTCGTCCTTGGCGGGCATTCAGCAGGGGTGGCACTGGGGGCGGCTGTGGGGGTGGCGCTCGTCTACGGGCTGCTCAACGCGCTGGTGGTCGTGAAGCTTCGGGTGGCGGCCTTCATCGTCACGCTGGCAACGCTCTACATCGGGCGGGGTCTCGGGCTTTACATCACGCAGACCCGAGCGATGAATCTCCCGGAGTCGTTGCTGGCCGTGGGTACCACGCGGGTGGTGGGGCTGCCGCTCCCCCTCGTCGCGGCGCTCGTCGTCGTGGCCCTCGGGCACTACACGCTGTCCTCGACGCCCTATGGGCGGCAACTCTATGCCGTAGGGCAAGACGCCGAGGGCGCGCGCAAGGCAGGGTTACCCGTGCAGCGGATACGCGCCTCCGTGTTCCTCGTGAGCGCTGTGTGCGCGGGGCTGGCGGGCTTCGTGACGATCGCGCGGGTGGGAGTGGTCTCGCCCACCATGGGGAGCCAGCGCGAGCTGGCCATGATTGCTGCCGCCGTCCTGGGCGGTACGAGCCTGTTTGGCGGACGCGGCCAGGTGTTTCCAGGCACCGTCGTTGGTGCGCTTCTCATTCAGACCGTCGAAACCGGTCTCGTGATCCTCAACGTCGACCCTTATCTGTACCCTCTGTTCACGGCCGGCATCATCTTCGTGGCCGTGGCGATCGACAGCCTTCGCAACCTCGAGCGAGCGAAGCAAAGTCTCCGCAAGATCCGCCCCTTGGGGCTCCCAAAGCCGCGGTGAGGTCATGTCAGCGGACACCTGCCCCTACTTGCGGTTGGCTGGTGGCAGCGATTCGGCGTATGTGTGAGGGATGCGGGGGCTTCTCGACGCGGTGCTTGCCACGTGGGCCCTGGTCGTGGCGGGTGATGCCGATTGCCCGACGGCCGCGGAAGTGGCACGTCGCGCCCAGGCCCTGGGTGTGGACACGACGTCGGTCGGCGCTCAGGAAGGGCGGGTCGATGTGCAGAGGCTCGCGGACCAGGTGGTGCTCAGGTTGACCGGTCCAGGCGGCGAGGTGATCGCCGAGCGGCCGCTGCCGGGCAACGCGGCCTGCGGCGACCTGGCGGCCGCGGCGGCGGTGGTGGTGGCCTCCTGGGAAGGCGAGCTGCGCGCTTCGGGCGCCCTGTGGCTTCCCGAAAGACCCCCTCCGCCCCCATCCGTGAAGCCGCGCTCTCGCTACGGATTGGGCGTCGCGGGCTTGGTCGTGCCCGGGCCGTGGGCCCCGGCCGGGCGCCTCGAACTCGAGCGGGCACCCTCGCTCTCGGGTTGGGTGTGGCGGCTGGGTGTGCAGGGGGTGGGCCCCCGCCGTTTTGCCCTGGGCCTCGGCGAGGCGCGATGGTGGCGCGTGGGCGTGGGCGGGGCGGTGGGGTTTCGTTGGGGCGCGCGGGCGCTCGCGGTGGAGCCCGAACTCGAAGCCGGGGTGTCCCGCCTGGCCCTGCGAGGCGAGGGGCAGCCCGTCGACATTGCGAGCACCGCGTGGGACCCTTACGCCCGGTGGGGGGCACGCCTCGGCCTTCGGCTGCGGGCGTTTCAGCCGTGGGTCGGCCTTTTTCTGACCGTCCATCCCGTGAGGAGGACCTTGAGTTTGCGCAACTCGGACGCCGAGCGAGAGCTTCCGACACTCGAAATATTTACCGGCCTGGGGGTCACCGCTTGGCTACCCTGAAACATTCGCAGGGTCCCGCGCCACACAAGGGGAGTACGAAGGGTGTGACGAAAGACAGGTCTGATGCATGCGCGTGCGCTTCCCGACAGGGCGATGCCCCAATGGCTCCGATGCCTGAGGTGTGTCTCGACGACCTGTTCCGCCTGCACGCCGACCAGGTGGCACGCTGGGCGTCTCGCCTCTGCGGCCCCGGAGTCGAGGTCGACGACGTGGTGCAGGAGGTCTTCATGATCGCGCACCGCAAGCGGAAGGAGTTCCGGGGCGACTCCCGCCCGAGCACCTGGCTCTACGGGATCACCCAAAACGTGGTCCGGCACCGCCGCCGCAACGAGAGGGTGCGACGCTTTTTTCTGGGCGAGGTCGAACGCGATACACAGCCGGCCCGTCCCACGCCAGTGGAAGAGTTCGAGAGGCGAGAAGCGAGCCGCGCGGTGTACCGGGCCCTGGACGCGCTTCCGGAGAAGTACCGTGAAGTGTTCGTGCTCTTCGAGATCGAAGGGCTTTCCGGCGCCGAGATCTGTGAACTGACAGGACGCAATGCCTCTACGATTCGTGTGCACTTGATGAGGGCACGGGAGCAGTTCTTCAAGCGGCTCGGGGCGCTTGGCTACGACAACCTTCGCGGAGACCCTGGCGTCGCAAATCGAGAAGGGGTGTCGTCGTGAGAGGTGTTCACTCGACAGGACCATCAGACGAGCTGTTGGGCCCACGCCTGTCGGAAAGCAGGACCGGCGCTGGGCCCCCTCACGTGGAGCGGATGGCGCAGCGGCTGCTCGGGCACATGGCTCCCGCCTTGGCGCTCACGCCGGCAAGCCGGATGCGCGTTGCCGTGGCCCTGCGCGCCGCGCAACACAGGTCCGGCTCCCGGTGGCGCGGGCTGCGCTTTGGGGTCGCCTGGTGGGCGCTTGCGAGCGTGGGGGTTACCAGCTTCGCGGTGGGGGCCACGGCGGTACACCGGGTTTGGCAGGCCCACACCGATGGTGCGCTTGCCTTGGTGCCGCAACCGACGCCTGTGCGGAGGCGAGTCGTGCAAGCCCCGCCCCCTCCCGAGGTCGTCGCAATCCCGGCAGAAATCCACATGGGGCAAGCGCTTCCGGAGCCACCGTTGGAAGTCACCGTCTCGGTGGCTGCGCCGCGCCGCTCGGCAGTCCGACCTTCGGTCCGCGCGCCCGAGACCGCGGCCGCACCGCCCCCTGCGCCCGCCGTGGCCGTGTCGCCCTCGGCCCTGCTCGAGGAGTCCCAACGGCTCGAGGTGGCGCTTCGACACTTGCGTCAGGGACGGGACGGGGAAAAGGCGCTCGCAGCGCTCGATGACTACGGACGCCGCTTTCCCCATGGGGCTCTCGGTCAGGAAGCGGCGCGGGCGCGTGTCGAGGCGCTCCTCAGCCTCGGCCGGAGTCACGAGGCCTTGCAGCGGCTCGAGAGCGTTCACTTGGGCCCGGCGCAAAAAGACCTCGAGCTCCAGGTGCTGAGGGGTGAGCTTCGGGGTAAGGCCCGTCGTTGCAAAGAAGCCATGCAGGATTTCAGCGTGGTTCTGGCGCGGGTCCGCGGCGGGCCCATGGCCGAGCGGGCTCTGTTCGGCCGCGCTTCCTGCCACCTGGCAACTCAGGATCACGCCGCCGCTCGAGACGACCTGCGGGCCTACAGCCAGCGGTTTCCGAAGGGGCGCTTCGCGTCCGAGGTGGCGCGCGGGCTGGCGGCCCTCGAGTGATCGTGCCCCGCGGGAAGGCCCGCCGCACGAGGCGCGTGCCGCAAGCGCTCAACGGGCTATGCTGCTGGCCGTGCGGCGCTCACTTTTGAGCCGATGGCCACCGGGGGCATGGGTGTCTTCGCCCGGGCGGACCGGTCTGCGCTCCCTCGCCGTGGTCGGGGGCGTCTTCGCAACGGCCCTTTGCGGGTGCCAAGCTTCGCATGTGGTGGGGGACGTCACCCCGCCGGCTCGCTGCCCGCCGTTTAGGGCGGGGGTCGATCTGCCCCTCTGTACAGCGAGCTATCTGGGTGGGCAGAGCTCGGACCTCGGCGCTGTCGCGTTCGCGGCCGACGGCGCGCTCGTGGTGGGCACAGCCACGGCCCCGGGCTCGCTTCCGCAGGCTCCCCCGAAGCAACCGGGCCCGGGGACCGGCAACGGGGCCCTCCATCGCTTCGATGGCAGCGGCCACCGGCTGCTTTCGACCCTGCAGATGGGCGATGGCATCCGGGATCTCGACGTGGCGCCCACCGGGGCCATCGTCGTGGTGGGCGAGCCCTTCGGGGTGGCCCTCGTGTCCCGCGACGGTCTGAGCGTCGTGTGGACCGCCGCGTTTGCGGCCGATCGCGTGGCCATCGCTCCCTCGGGCGCCGTGGCCGCACTGGCCACCGCGACGGGCACCGTGCGTATCTTCGGGCCCGACGGCAGTTTGCGGGGCGAGTTCGCGACGCGGCTTCCGCCTGGCCAGGGCGATGTGGCCATCGGGGACAGCCCCGAGGCCGTGTTCGTGGTGGGGGCGCGCCCCGCGGGCACGCCTTCGGTGCCGGTGCTCGACGCTCATCGGCTGGATGGCAGCGTGCTGTGGCAGGCGTACGGTTTTACCGGGGAAGCCTTGGCGGCGAATAACCTGGGCGCCAGCAGCACGGGCATCGCCGTGGTTTTCGGGCGCGACGGCAAGCTCTACTACCTGGGGGAAAGCCAGGGCGGCAACACGGTTCACGGGCGCGAGCCGGGTGACCTGGGCAAGCCTGCGCCCGTGGTCGGAAGCGGGGATCGTTACCTCACCCCGTTCAACACGTCCCGCTTCGTGGGCTTTGTGGGCCGCTTCCGCGCGGCAGACGGCACACTCGAGGCCGGCCAGTTCCTGGTGCCTCGCGAGCCGGGTGACTCGGGCAACCCCGCAGGCGTCGACTTGCGCCCGCGGGCGTTGGCGGTGGATGCCGAGGGGCGGGTGTTGGTGGGAGGGACGCAAGCGTGCTGTGGCCCCGAGGGCACGCAAAAGCTCCTGGCTGGTCAGTCGGTCGCGCCTGCCGCCGAGGGCGTGGACGGGGTCGCGATCTTGCTTGCACCCGATCTGGCTCGCACCGAGGTGTGGACCACCTTTGGTACCGGTGGGGGCTCGGCGGCCGTGGCGGTGGCCCTGGGGCCGCAACGAGCTGCACTCTTGGCGCTCCAGACCCTGGCGCAACAGCAAGCCGCGCCTTTGGTGACACACGAGGCCCTTGCGCCAGGGCCTGCGGGCACGCCTTGGGCCACCTATTTTTCAGTCTGGCCCACGCCCTCGCGGTAGGGTGGGCACCTGCATGACGGTTGCCTGCTTCGGAATGGGCCTGCACGCCTTCCGCGCCCGGGGGCAACGGGGCGCACGGCGCGGGTGGCGAGCGCTCACCCTGGCAGTGTGCCTGCTCTTCCTGCTCTTCCTGCTCTTGGGGGGGTGCCGCGCGCGCCCTTCACCGCCCGCGGAGCCTCTCTCTGCGATTCTGCCTGCGTCCGCCCAAACACTTTTGTCCTTCGACGTGCAGGCGATCCGCCGCTCGCCCCTGTGGCAGGCGGTGTCGCTGGCGATGCAGCGTCGCGCGGCTCACGCACAGCTCTTCGCGGAGGTGAGGGCACGTACGGGCTTCGACCCTCTCGAAGACCTGCAGCGGGTGGTGGTGGCGTTTCCGGAAGCGGCTCGGCGTTCGGGCGAGTTTGCTCTCGTCCTCGTCGCCGACCACGCGGACGAACGGCGTCTCGTGGCGTATGCCCGGGACGAAGCGAGCACCCGAGGTCAGGACATTCGCCAGGAGGAACATGCGGGCCGCCGGCTGTGGGTCGAGCAGGGCCCTCCGCGCCGTGCGGGGTTCTTTCTCGATCGTCGCACGTTCGTGCTGGGGGGGGGCGGCTGGGGCCACCTGATGGCCGAGACCGCTTCGTCCGCGGGTGAGCCCAGGGACGGCCCCGCAGGTTCAGGCGAGCTATGGAATCTCTTTCACAAGCTGCCTCGGGCCTCGGCGGTGCGCGCAGTCGCCGTGGTGCCCGGGTCGACGCGCACCCAATTGGCTGCGGACAGCCGTTTGCGAGCCGCCTCGTCCATTGCACGCCTGGCGTTGTCTCTCGCGCTGGATACAGGCGTCGAGGCGCACCTGCGGATCGAAACCTCCTCGCGCGAGGCTGCGCAAGCGCTGGGTGGTCAGGTGGAGCGCTTCATGCGCGACGCGCGCCAGAGCCCGCAGGTGTTGCTGGCGGGCGTGGGACCCTGGCTCGAGCAGGTGGACATCGAGGCCGAAGGCCCGACGCTGCACTTGTCCCTGCGCTTGACCGTGGCCCAGACCCAAACGCTCTCCGAACGCATAGCGGTCTTGGTGCGCCACCTGGCGTCCCCGCCCTGAGCTGCGTGCTCACCCGGTCTCGGGTCCGCGTGTGGCTTTCCGGCGCGTGGGCCTTTGCGAGCGGGCCCTGGGTGCGGCATCCTGGGCGGCCCGTGCCCCGCCCCCTCGACGATCTCGCAAGCCGCATTTTGGATCGGGGTTTCACGCCTGCTCAACAGGACGTGGAGGGGCTCTTCGTTTTGCTGGGTTCACCCGACCGCGAACAAGGGCGCCTGGCCGGACGGGCTCTGGCCCGGCTCGGGCCCCCCGCGCTCGCGGCGGCGCGTGTCCGCTTCCCGGCGGCAGGTCCTCCGCTGCGCGCCCGGCTGTGCGAACTCATCGCCACGGTGGGCGCGGACACGGGCGACGAAGAGGTGGGCGCCTGGCTTCTCGCGTGCCTGGCTGACCCCGAGGGCGCCACCCGCCGGCGTGCCGCGGCCCAGCTGGGCAAACACGCTCAGGTGTGGGCCTCGACGAAGCACGCGGTGGAGCCCGCGTTGCTCGGCGCCTGGGAAGCCACCCGCGACCCGGCCGACCGACGGGCCCTCGCCGAGGCGCTGGGCAAACAAGGGGGAGCCGCTTCACAGCGAAGCCTGGCGCATCTTCACGACCCACGGTCCGCCGCCGACGCGCTCCTGGGGCAGCGCACGGAGCGGGCCCAGCGGCAGATCGAGCAGCGCACCCTGCGCCACACCCCCACCCGCCTCCGCCTCGAAGCCGCGCTTCCCGCGCACACCCCCGTGTTGCTACACGTGCGTGCGGGGCTCGAGCCTGTGCTGCTGGAAGAGCTGGCAGCCTTGCCCCTGCGCGCGCCCCCACGGCAGGTGGGCCCCGGGCGTGTGCGCGTGCACGCCGAGCGCCTCGCAGACCTTTACCGTGCCCGCACGTTTTTGCACCTCGGGTTTCCGTTGCCCCCGGGGCAAGGGGATCCCGTGGCCGCGGTGGGAGAGGCCCTGACGGCCGACGCCACGGGAGCGCTGCTGCGGACGCTCACCGAAGGCCCGGTTCGTTATCGTCTCGACTGGGGGCGTACGGCGCTCGGCCGCACCGCCACGCAGGCCGTGGCCCGGCAGGTGCAGCAGCAGATCCCCTGGCTCGTCAACGATGCCACGCAGGCGCCCTGGGTGGTGGTGGTGCACCTGGCGGGGGAGCGGGTGCACGTGGAGCTGTGGCCGCGAAGGAGCGAGGGGCGTTCGGTGGATGATCGCTTCGCGTATCGCCGCGTGACCATGCCTGCGTCCTCTCATCCCACGGTGGCCGCGGCGCTCGTGCGCGTGGCGGGACATCGGGACCACGACGTGGTGTGGGATCCCTTTGCCGGCACGGGTGTAGAGTTGGCGGAGCGAGGTCTCGCAGGCGCCTACCGATGTCTGTACGGCAGTGACCTAGACCCTGAAGCCGTGGACGCTTGCCGGCGCAACCTCGCCGCTGCGGGCCTCGCGAAGGCCGAAGTCGTGCAAGCAGACGCCCGCCGGTACACACCACCTCGGCCGCCCACGCTCATCATCACCAACCCCCCGTTCGGGCAAAGGGTGGTCGTGCACGAGGGTGTCGGTGATCTCCTCGCCGCGGTCTTCTCTCACGCGGCCAGGTGCCTTGCCCCGCGCGGACGCATGGTGTTCGTCACGCCCAGGGTCAGTGTGACGGCGCGGGCGCTTTCGGAGGCGGGCCTCGTGCGCCTGCGGCACCTGCCCGTGGATCTCGGGGGCTTTGCGGCCCACCTGGAACTTTGGGAAAAACGCTAGGCAACCTCCGGGTAGCCCCACGTCCCTCACGGCGCGACATGCACGGCACCCTGCATCCCGCTGTGACCGGCACCACAGACGTACCCGAACGTGCCGGCGCGTTCGAACTGCACCACCCCTTCACGATGCAAGGCGATCGGGTTCGGCAGGTCGCCACCCTCGGCGTCGAGCGGGTGAGTCGAAAGGCTGCCCCTCCAACGCACGCCCTGGCCGACGCGCACCACCAGACAACGCTCGGGGTCCTGCCCAAAGCCGTGCGTCCACGCGAGGTTGCGGTCGGCATCGTGGGCGCGGCGGTCAACGTAGTCGCCGGGCTCGCAGCCTTGAACCACACCGCGGACGGGCGCGAGCGATGGTGGTGTCGCGACATCGACGGGGCCCGCGAGGTCGGTAGAGGCGTCCGTCACGCGCTCTCCTTCAATCGAAGTTGACACGCCGTCAGCGCTCGCGTCGCCGCGAGGCTCGGGGTGATGGTCCACGGACGCGTCGACTGACCGGGAGTGGTGCGGATCTCGCATCGTCTCGTCGCCGCACCCGAGGGATACGGTTGCCACTGAGAGGAAGATGACGGCTAGACGCATTCGAGGAGCATGAGACTTGCCGGAGTCCGTCTGAGCGAGCGTAACGATCTCGTTAAACTCTACGTCTCGATGAGCATACTCTCGACTCACTCGCGAACGACGCCTAAGTCTGGTGGTTGGGCGGATGACCTCTTCAAAGTCATTGAGACATCGCGCTGCAACCCACGGTTACTTTCCATTGGAAATCTCAGGGGCCAAAAGGAAAGTCGATTACATATCCAGCTTTGGTTTTCCTCGTTTCGGTTGAAAACGATGGGCCGCGACGTTGGAGGAAGTAAAGCGCTTCTGAACCTTTGGGTGATACGACACGTCCAACGGAGAAAGCCTGCCGAAAATCTATGTAGCGTCCAATCGTATTCGTCTGCCACACGTTTGCGATCACTTCATCGGCGGACGAGAACGCATTCACCGGTCGCACGAGTGGGGCCATCACATGGAAATACTCTGGCCTAAGGTCCGGGTAGCAGGCGGCACAGGTCTTCCCGTAAATGGGGTTTATTCCTTCGGCGTCGCCACGTGTCGCGATTGTAGCGTTGGCGAGGCCCCACATCTCGATGAGGGCGCCTTGTGTGTAACAGGCGAACACCCCGCCATAGTCCGTCACCAAGCGTCCACCTGGAGGGATAACTTGGCGCAAGAACTTGGCCGCGTACCTATAGCTGTCAACGTTGCGGCTTTGCTCTTTAACACCTTCGTTTTTCGCCTCCTCGTGAGGAGAGTTCCAGAACCGGTGGTCCATTCTAACCGCGAGCATGGCCAGGCAACCGGCGGCGACAGGTACAATCAAGGGGTTCAGCCATCGCCGCACAGTCGAACACACGTCAAGAATGTCTCGAGATCCTACAACACTCAAGACCAAGAGTAGAGGAACCACCGGAAGTACGAACCGCCCAAAAGGCATCCAGTCTCCACCCACTTTGGTCACATAAACAAGGTGCAGGACCGAAAAGGCCCCTAGAATCGCCGCTGCAAGGTTGCGCCTCCACAGAAGCCAACACCACGCGGCAAGTCCTAGCCAGAGCCACTGCCCCGTGACTTCGTTCGCGACGTATTCGATTCCACGGAGGGGCAGGAGAACGCCAATGAGTTGCTTCGCGTAGTAAGTGCTGGGCAGCGGCAGGCCGTAGTATGCGTACCGAGCGGCGAACCATAGGGCAAAGACGCCGACCGGGGCGAGATGGAGCCGTGCGGTTAGCCTAAAGGGTCGGGGTTCTTTCAGGTTTACCGCGCGCACGAGGGCGCCTACGATGAGAAATGCGAAGGTCAAAAAGCCATCGATGCGCATGAGGGCGACGGCAAGACCGGCCCAAGCGGCGGTGCGTTGCCAGGTGACCTTTGAGAAACTCGCAACTAGCGAGGCAAAGGCGAACGCGGTTAGGGCCACGTGCGGCAAGGTCTCCATACC encodes the following:
- a CDS encoding sugar ABC transporter substrate-binding protein, giving the protein MAHHSLPGCVRRPSKRGDTRASARWGLWLVSAWALLVLTGVCGCRKKDDRLTVGVAFETLQTEYWVASFEIMKAELERRNIRMLEAIADGDANRQLEQVKTFVARRVDGIIIAPKDAHTVIPMVKAANRAGIPVVLYNRPPAPSKAKSITVGVDNFSITRDTVLHMCELARQVKPPEGKRKHEALLVMGDLGDFNAIGRRDGFLSAVEACHDRVEVVSRVPSEWNQEKALAGVTNGLQAHPNISFVFTSSDFLLPSVMSALKAAGKWEKVGSDHHVILGAFDGDATAYALLRAGYLDVDGVQDVFYQSQLVVDALLGARAGRAVAPVVLDPGLVVHQGNLGTLGPRMWGAAVSKVVKPSS
- a CDS encoding sigma-70 family RNA polymerase sigma factor, with product MPEVCLDDLFRLHADQVARWASRLCGPGVEVDDVVQEVFMIAHRKRKEFRGDSRPSTWLYGITQNVVRHRRRNERVRRFFLGEVERDTQPARPTPVEEFERREASRAVYRALDALPEKYREVFVLFEIEGLSGAEICELTGRNASTIRVHLMRAREQFFKRLGALGYDNLRGDPGVANREGVSS
- a CDS encoding sugar ABC transporter ATP-binding protein; the encoded protein is MTGPLESHAGESLVLQCQDVTKSYFGVRVLAGVSFSLAPGRALGLIGENGAGKSTLMNILGGVTQPDGGRLSVCGTPYVPKSPTEARAHGIAFIHQELNLFPNLSIAENIFLTGFPHAKRVPPWARLLAPIDRRRNAALTRTLLASVDLDVSPDARVDTLCPGERQLVEIAKALAFDARIVIFDEPTTSLTARECERLFGLIERLKREGRSVIFISHALEDVRRLCEDVVVLRDGEVVGQGPREAYPLDRMVSLMVGRKLEQLFPHRGTTPTDEPVLEVKDLAQPGVVDGISFTLRRGEVLGIAGLMGAGRSELARILFGLEPAALGQVVLSGAPFGHRSPAACIARGMGFLTENRRDEGLLMDADVRENVSLAALPRFSARAGLLDGAALAAEVDAIALAVGIPASKLEGAAVKTLSGGNQQKVVLAKWLLTEPDVFILDEPTRGVDVGAKSEIYALINHLVGRGAGVLMISSELEELIGMCDRIVVMHKGTVTGEFRKESFQREEILRQAFGGGLS
- a CDS encoding ABC transporter permease; this translates as MTAPPAFPTQALGGRTRLRNVLLNHASLVLLGLVFTVFGVLAPRFFAFENLENILVQSSVLLMGAVGMTFVLLAAQIDLSVGSMMFLAAVPAGKLVLGGHSAGVALGAAVGVALVYGLLNALVVVKLRVAAFIVTLATLYIGRGLGLYITQTRAMNLPESLLAVGTTRVVGLPLPLVAALVVVALGHYTLSSTPYGRQLYAVGQDAEGARKAGLPVQRIRASVFLVSAVCAGLAGFVTIARVGVVSPTMGSQRELAMIAAAVLGGTSLFGGRGQVFPGTVVGALLIQTVETGLVILNVDPYLYPLFTAGIIFVAVAIDSLRNLERAKQSLRKIRPLGLPKPR
- a CDS encoding ABC transporter permease, which encodes MPAYSNGPLLVPATAAPPANEGTGARPRRPSGLGSAGLVLMLAVLYFVLLLPVAPDLANIENLKLILSNMLPLLAVTLGQTFVLITKGIDLSVTAIIAAASVAGAAVMALPGWTGAAALLVGSLVMVGLGAAVGLINGLAVTKLTMPPFMVTLSTMMALSGAAVFGTRGTGIYGLPAVLAVLSQEELGGVPYAALLVVPLGVFAHVLLFRTLLGRWLFAVGRNPKTARVSGVPVHRTIVLAYVLCGGFTAVGALLYTGRLETGSPVLGQRIFLDVVGAAVMGGVSLFGGKGSVAGVLCGVLFITLIDNSLDILGFSSFAVLMTKGVVILMAAVLDATRARRVAA